A region from the Pseudomonas triticicola genome encodes:
- the fusA gene encoding elongation factor G has translation MARTTPISRYRNIGIVAHVDAGKTTTTERVLFYTGKSHKMGEVHDGAATTDWMVQEQERGITITSAAITAFWKGSEKQYSHEHRFNVIDTPGHVDFTIEVERSLRVLDGAVVVFCGTSGVEPQSETVWRQANKYGVPRLVYVNKMDRAGANFLRVIGQIKQRLGHTPVPIQLAIGSEDNFQGQIDLINMQAVYWNDSDKGMVPVRKDIPAELQELAEEWRNNMVEAAAEANEELMNKYLEGEELSIEEIKAALRQRTIAGEIVLAVCGSSFKNKGVPLVLDAVIDYLPAPTDIPAIKGSNPDNEEEEMERHADDNEPFAALAFKIATDPFVGTLTFVRVYSGVLNSGDGVINSVKGKKERVGRMVQMHANAREEIKEVRAGDIAALIGMKDVTTGETLCNADKPIILVRMDFPEPVISVAVEPKTKDDQEKMGIALGKLAQEDPSFRVKTDEETGQTIISGMGELHLDILVDRMRREFNVEANIGKPQVSYRERITKNCEIEGKFVRQSGGRGQFGHCWIRFAPADEGQEGLQFVNEVVGGVVPKEYIPAIQKGIEEQMKNGVVAGYPLIGLKATVFDGSYHDVDSNEMAFKVAASMATKQLAQKGGGELLEPIMAVEVVTPEDYMGDVMGDLNRRRGMIQGMEDTVSGKVIRAEVPLGEMFGYATDVRSMSQGRASYSMEFKKYDTAPSHIVESVTKKQG, from the coding sequence ATGGCTCGTACTACTCCGATTAGCCGCTACCGTAACATCGGTATCGTCGCTCACGTGGATGCTGGTAAAACCACCACCACCGAGCGCGTACTGTTTTACACCGGCAAAAGTCACAAAATGGGCGAGGTGCATGATGGCGCCGCGACCACAGACTGGATGGTTCAGGAGCAGGAGCGTGGTATTACCATTACTTCTGCTGCCATTACCGCCTTCTGGAAAGGTTCCGAGAAGCAGTACTCTCACGAGCACCGTTTCAACGTAATCGATACCCCGGGCCACGTTGACTTCACCATTGAAGTTGAGCGTTCCCTGCGCGTACTCGACGGCGCTGTCGTTGTGTTCTGCGGTACTTCGGGTGTTGAGCCGCAGTCGGAAACCGTATGGCGTCAAGCCAACAAATACGGCGTTCCACGTCTTGTTTACGTAAACAAGATGGACCGTGCCGGCGCCAACTTCCTGCGCGTGATCGGTCAAATCAAGCAGCGTCTGGGTCACACTCCGGTGCCGATCCAGTTGGCCATCGGTTCCGAAGACAACTTCCAGGGTCAGATCGATCTGATCAACATGCAAGCTGTCTACTGGAACGACTCCGACAAAGGTATGGTCCCTGTTCGCAAGGACATTCCTGCCGAGCTGCAAGAGCTGGCTGAAGAGTGGCGCAACAACATGGTTGAAGCTGCTGCCGAAGCCAACGAAGAGCTGATGAACAAGTACCTGGAAGGCGAAGAGCTGTCGATCGAAGAGATCAAGGCTGCTTTGCGTCAGCGTACTATCGCCGGCGAAATCGTTCTGGCTGTTTGCGGTTCTTCGTTCAAGAACAAGGGCGTTCCCCTGGTTCTCGACGCCGTTATCGACTACCTGCCTGCTCCGACCGACATTCCTGCTATCAAGGGTTCCAACCCTGATAACGAGGAAGAAGAGATGGAGCGTCATGCAGACGACAACGAGCCTTTCGCGGCTCTGGCGTTCAAGATCGCTACCGACCCATTCGTGGGTACCCTGACCTTCGTCCGCGTTTACTCGGGCGTGTTGAACTCCGGCGACGGCGTGATCAACTCGGTCAAGGGCAAGAAAGAGCGCGTGGGTCGTATGGTGCAAATGCACGCAAACGCCCGTGAAGAGATCAAGGAAGTGCGCGCTGGTGACATCGCGGCCCTGATCGGCATGAAGGACGTCACCACTGGTGAAACCCTCTGCAACGCTGACAAGCCGATCATCCTGGTTCGCATGGACTTCCCGGAGCCGGTTATTTCGGTTGCCGTAGAGCCTAAGACCAAGGATGACCAGGAAAAAATGGGTATCGCTCTGGGCAAACTCGCTCAGGAAGACCCGTCTTTCCGCGTTAAAACTGATGAAGAGACTGGTCAGACGATCATCTCGGGCATGGGCGAGCTGCACCTGGACATCCTGGTTGACCGGATGCGCCGTGAGTTCAACGTCGAAGCCAACATCGGCAAGCCTCAGGTTTCGTATCGTGAGCGCATCACGAAGAACTGTGAAATCGAAGGCAAGTTCGTTCGTCAGTCCGGTGGTCGCGGTCAGTTCGGTCACTGCTGGATCCGTTTTGCTCCTGCTGACGAAGGTCAGGAAGGTCTGCAATTCGTGAACGAAGTTGTAGGTGGTGTGGTTCCTAAGGAATACATCCCGGCTATCCAGAAGGGTATCGAAGAGCAGATGAAGAACGGCGTTGTTGCCGGCTATCCGCTGATCGGCCTGAAGGCTACCGTGTTCGATGGTTCTTACCACGACGTCGACTCCAACGAGATGGCGTTTAAGGTGGCTGCCTCCATGGCGACCAAGCAACTGGCCCAGAAGGGTGGTGGTGAGTTGCTCGAGCCGATCATGGCGGTAGAGGTTGTTACGCCTGAAGACTATATGGGTGATGTGATGGGCGACCTTAACCGTCGTCGCGGCATGATCCAGGGTATGGAAGACACAGTGTCCGGCAAGGTTATCCGTGCCGAGGTTCCACTGGGTGAGATGTTCGGTTATGCGACCGACGTTCGTTCCATGTCCCAGGGTCGCGCAAGCTACTCTATGGAATTCAAAAAATACGATACGGCTCCGTCGCACATCGTCGAATCCGTAACCAAAAAACAAGGCTGA
- the tuf gene encoding elongation factor Tu: MAKEKFDRSLPHVNVGTIGHVDHGKTTLTAALTRVCSEVFGSAVVEFDKIDSAPEEKARGITINTAHVEYNSTIRHYAHVDCPGHADYVKNMITGAAQMDGAILVCSAADGPMPQTREHILLSRQVGVPYIVVFLNKADLVDDAELLELVEMEVRDLLSTYDFPGDDTPIIIGSARMALEGKDDNEMGTTAVRKLVETLDTYIPEPVRMIDKPFLMPIEDVFSISGRGTVVTGRIERGIVRVQDALEIVGLRDTTTTTCTGVEMFRKLLDEGRAGENCGVLLRGTKRDDVERGQVLVKPGSVKPHTKFTAEVYVLSKEEGGRHTPFFKGYRPQFYFRTTDVTGNCELPEGVEMVMPGDNIQMTVTLIKTIAMEDGLRFAIREGGRTVGAGVVAKIIE, translated from the coding sequence GTGGCTAAAGAAAAATTTGATCGTTCCCTACCGCACGTCAACGTTGGCACCATTGGTCACGTTGACCACGGTAAAACCACTCTGACTGCTGCTCTGACTCGCGTCTGCTCCGAAGTTTTCGGTTCGGCCGTCGTTGAATTCGACAAGATCGACAGCGCACCAGAAGAAAAAGCTCGCGGTATCACCATCAACACCGCTCACGTTGAGTACAACTCGACTATTCGTCACTACGCTCACGTTGACTGCCCAGGTCACGCTGACTATGTGAAGAACATGATCACCGGTGCTGCCCAGATGGACGGCGCGATCCTGGTTTGCTCGGCCGCTGATGGTCCGATGCCACAAACCCGTGAGCACATCCTGCTGTCCCGTCAGGTAGGCGTTCCGTACATCGTGGTTTTCCTGAACAAGGCTGACCTGGTAGACGACGCTGAGCTGCTGGAACTGGTTGAGATGGAAGTTCGTGACCTGCTGTCGACCTACGACTTCCCAGGCGACGACACTCCGATCATCATCGGTTCGGCTCGTATGGCGCTGGAAGGCAAAGACGACAACGAAATGGGCACCACTGCCGTTCGTAAACTGGTTGAAACTCTGGATACCTACATCCCAGAACCAGTTCGTATGATCGACAAGCCATTCCTGATGCCAATCGAAGACGTGTTCTCGATCTCGGGTCGCGGTACTGTTGTGACTGGTCGTATCGAGCGCGGTATCGTTCGCGTTCAGGACGCTCTGGAAATCGTTGGTCTGCGTGACACCACCACCACCACCTGCACCGGTGTTGAGATGTTCCGCAAGCTGCTCGACGAAGGTCGTGCTGGCGAGAACTGCGGCGTTCTGCTGCGTGGTACCAAGCGTGACGACGTTGAGCGTGGCCAGGTTCTGGTCAAGCCAGGTTCGGTCAAGCCGCACACCAAGTTCACCGCAGAAGTTTACGTTCTGAGCAAGGAAGAAGGCGGTCGTCACACTCCGTTCTTCAAAGGCTACCGTCCACAGTTCTACTTCCGTACTACTGACGTGACTGGTAACTGCGAGCTGCCAGAAGGCGTTGAAATGGTAATGCCAGGTGACAACATTCAGATGACTGTTACCCTGATCAAAACCATCGCGATGGAAGACGGTCTGCGTTTCGCTATCCGTGAAGGCGGTCGTACCGTCGGCGCTGGCGTCGTAGCCAAAATCATCGAGTAA
- the rpsJ gene encoding 30S ribosomal protein S10, producing the protein MQNQQIRIRLKAFDHRLIDQSTQEIVETAKRTGAQVRGPIPLPTRKERFTVLVSPHVNKDARDQYEIRTHKRVLDIVQPTDKTVDALMKLDLAAGVEVQISLG; encoded by the coding sequence ATGCAAAATCAGCAAATCCGTATCAGGTTGAAGGCTTTTGACCATCGCCTGATCGACCAATCAACCCAGGAAATCGTGGAAACCGCGAAACGTACTGGTGCTCAAGTGCGTGGTCCAATTCCACTGCCTACCCGTAAAGAGCGGTTCACCGTTCTGGTTTCCCCGCACGTCAACAAAGACGCGCGTGACCAGTACGAGATCCGCACTCATAAGCGTGTTCTGGACATCGTCCAGCCAACGGATAAAACCGTTGATGCGCTGATGAAGCTTGATCTTGCGGCCGGTGTGGAAGTGCAGATCAGCCTCGGCTAA
- the rplC gene encoding 50S ribosomal protein L3 has product MTIGVVGRKCGMTRIFTEEGVSIPVTVIEIEPNRVTQFKTEETDGYRAVQVTVGERRASRVTAAQAGHFAKANVAAGRTTMEFRLEEGEYQAGDLINAEIFAAGQLVDVTGQSKGKGFQGTIKRWNFRGQDNTHGNSVSHRVPGSIGQCQTPGRVFKGKKMSGHMGAERVTVQSLEVVRVDAERNLLLVKGAVPGATGGNLVVRPAAKARG; this is encoded by the coding sequence ATGACTATTGGTGTAGTCGGTCGTAAATGCGGTATGACCCGTATTTTCACCGAAGAAGGTGTCTCCATTCCGGTCACGGTCATTGAGATCGAGCCGAATCGCGTCACCCAGTTCAAAACTGAAGAGACCGATGGCTATCGTGCAGTGCAAGTCACTGTCGGCGAGCGTCGCGCTTCGCGTGTAACAGCAGCTCAGGCTGGCCACTTCGCTAAAGCGAACGTTGCCGCTGGTCGCACCACCATGGAATTCCGCCTTGAAGAAGGCGAGTACCAGGCTGGCGATCTGATCAACGCTGAAATCTTCGCCGCTGGTCAACTGGTTGATGTAACCGGTCAGTCCAAGGGTAAAGGCTTCCAGGGTACGATCAAGCGTTGGAATTTCCGCGGGCAAGATAACACCCACGGTAACTCCGTATCCCACCGCGTCCCAGGCTCTATCGGCCAGTGCCAGACTCCTGGTCGTGTATTCAAGGGCAAAAAAATGTCCGGTCATATGGGCGCTGAGCGCGTGACCGTGCAGTCCCTGGAAGTAGTGCGCGTGGACGCTGAACGCAATCTGTTGTTGGTCAAGGGTGCTGTTCCTGGCGCTACTGGCGGCAACCTGGTTGTACGTCCAGCAGCCAAGGCTCGCGGTTAA
- the rplD gene encoding 50S ribosomal protein L4, whose translation MQLNVNDAQAIEVSELTFGGEFNETLVHQAVVAYMAGGRQGSKQQKTRSDVRGGGKRPWRQKGTGRARAGTIRSPIWRGGGTTFAARPQDHSQKLNKKMYRAAMRSILAELVRTDRLVVVQDFAVETPKTKDLLGKLNNMSLTDVLIVSDAVDQNLYLAARNLPHVDVRDVQGSDPVSLIAYDKVLITVSAVKKFEELLG comes from the coding sequence ATGCAATTAAATGTAAATGACGCTCAAGCGATCGAAGTTTCCGAACTGACATTTGGCGGCGAATTCAACGAGACGCTGGTTCACCAAGCAGTCGTGGCCTACATGGCCGGCGGCCGTCAAGGTAGCAAGCAGCAGAAGACCCGTTCCGACGTCCGTGGTGGCGGCAAGCGCCCATGGCGTCAGAAAGGTACTGGCCGTGCTCGTGCCGGTACTATCCGTAGCCCAATCTGGCGTGGCGGCGGTACCACTTTCGCAGCTCGTCCACAGGATCACTCCCAGAAGCTGAACAAGAAGATGTATCGCGCAGCAATGCGTTCCATCCTTGCTGAGCTGGTGCGTACTGATCGTCTGGTCGTGGTTCAGGATTTCGCTGTTGAAACTCCGAAAACCAAAGATCTGCTGGGCAAACTGAACAACATGAGCCTGACCGACGTTCTGATCGTGTCGGACGCTGTTGATCAGAACCTGTACCTGGCTGCTCGCAACCTGCCGCACGTAGATGTACGTGATGTGCAAGGTTCCGATCCAGTTAGTCTGATCGCATACGACAAGGTGTTGATCACCGTGTCGGCCGTGAAGAAATTCGAGGAGCTGCTGGGATGA
- the rplW gene encoding 50S ribosomal protein L23, producing the protein MNQERVFKVLLGPHVSEKATVLADKKGQFVFKVATDATKLEIKKAVESLFSVKVERVTTLNVLGKSKRTARGLGKRNDWKKAVISLQPGQDLDFSSSAE; encoded by the coding sequence ATGAACCAGGAACGCGTATTTAAAGTTCTGCTTGGCCCGCACGTTTCCGAGAAGGCTACGGTTCTGGCAGACAAGAAAGGCCAGTTCGTTTTCAAGGTTGCTACTGATGCAACCAAGCTGGAAATCAAGAAGGCCGTCGAAAGCCTGTTCAGCGTGAAAGTAGAGCGCGTCACTACCCTGAACGTTCTGGGTAAGAGCAAGCGCACTGCTCGCGGTCTGGGCAAGCGTAATGACTGGAAGAAGGCAGTTATCTCCCTTCAGCCAGGCCAAGATCTCGATTTCAGCAGCAGTGCTGAGTAA
- the rplB gene encoding 50S ribosomal protein L2, translating to MAIVKCKPTSPGRRFVVKVVNQELHKGAPHAPLLEKKSKSGGRNNNGRITTRHIGGGHKQHYRMVDFRRNDKDGIVATVERIEYDPNRTAHIALLCYADGERRYIIAPKGVSAGDQLIAGALAPIKPGNALQLRNIPVGSTVHGIELKPGKGAQIARSAGASAQLIAREGVYVTLRLRSGEMRKVLAECRATLGEVSNSEHSLRSLGKAGAKRWRGVRPTVRGVAMNPVDHPHGGGEGRTSGGRHPVSPWGFPTKGAKTRGNKRTDKMIVRRRK from the coding sequence ATGGCAATCGTTAAATGCAAACCGACTTCCCCTGGCCGCCGTTTTGTGGTCAAGGTGGTCAACCAGGAGCTGCATAAAGGCGCTCCTCACGCACCGCTGCTCGAGAAAAAATCGAAGTCTGGTGGTCGTAACAACAATGGCCGTATTACCACTCGTCACATCGGTGGTGGTCATAAGCAGCATTACCGTATGGTCGATTTCCGTCGCAACGACAAAGATGGCATCGTCGCCACTGTCGAGCGTATCGAATACGATCCAAACCGTACTGCTCACATCGCACTGCTCTGCTACGCAGACGGCGAGCGCCGCTACATCATCGCCCCTAAAGGCGTGAGTGCTGGCGACCAGCTGATCGCAGGCGCTCTGGCTCCAATCAAGCCAGGCAACGCTCTGCAACTGCGCAACATTCCAGTCGGTTCTACCGTACACGGCATCGAATTGAAGCCAGGTAAAGGTGCACAGATCGCTCGTTCCGCTGGTGCTTCGGCTCAGCTGATCGCTCGTGAAGGTGTCTACGTGACCCTGCGTCTGCGTTCCGGTGAAATGCGTAAAGTCCTGGCTGAATGCCGTGCGACCCTGGGTGAAGTCTCGAACTCCGAGCACAGCCTGCGTTCGCTGGGTAAAGCTGGTGCCAAACGCTGGCGTGGCGTTCGCCCAACCGTTCGTGGTGTTGCCATGAACCCGGTTGACCACCCACATGGTGGTGGTGAAGGTCGTACCTCTGGTGGTCGTCATCCGGTATCGCCATGGGGCTTCCCGACTAAGGGCGCGAAGACTCGTGGTAATAAGCGTACCGACAAAATGATCGTCCGTCGTCGCAAGTAA
- the rpsS gene encoding 30S ribosomal protein S19: protein MPRSLKKGPFIDLHLLKKIEVAAEKNDRKPIKTWSRRSMILPQMVGLTIAVHNGRQHVPVLVNEDMVGHKLGEFAGTRNYRGHVADKKAKR from the coding sequence GTGCCACGTTCTCTGAAAAAAGGTCCTTTTATTGATCTTCACCTACTGAAGAAGATCGAAGTGGCGGCGGAAAAGAACGATCGCAAACCAATTAAAACCTGGTCGCGTCGTTCGATGATCCTGCCACAAATGGTCGGTCTGACCATCGCAGTACACAACGGTCGTCAGCACGTCCCAGTTCTCGTTAACGAAGACATGGTCGGCCACAAACTGGGCGAGTTCGCCGGTACCCGCAACTATCGCGGGCACGTGGCTGACAAGAAAGCCAAGCGTTAA
- the rplV gene encoding 50S ribosomal protein L22: MEVAAKLSGARISAQKARLVADQIRGKKVGEALNLLAFSSKKAAEIMKKVLESAVANAEHNEGADVDDLKVSTVFVNEGRSLKRIMPRAKGRADRIVKRSCHITVKVADK; the protein is encoded by the coding sequence ATGGAAGTAGCCGCTAAGTTGTCGGGCGCTCGAATCTCCGCCCAGAAAGCCCGCTTGGTCGCCGACCAGATCCGCGGGAAGAAGGTGGGCGAAGCGCTCAACCTGTTGGCTTTCAGCAGTAAGAAAGCCGCCGAGATCATGAAGAAAGTGCTGGAGTCGGCCGTAGCCAACGCCGAGCATAACGAAGGCGCAGACGTTGATGACCTGAAGGTCAGCACCGTTTTCGTCAACGAAGGGCGTTCGCTGAAGCGCATCATGCCACGTGCCAAAGGCCGTGCTGATCGCATCGTCAAGCGGTCTTGCCATATCACTGTCAAGGTTGCTGACAAGTAA
- the rpsC gene encoding 30S ribosomal protein S3, which produces MGQKVHPIGIRLGIVKEHTSVWYADGRTYADYLFADLKVREYLQDKLKSASVSRIDIHRPAQTARITIHTARPGIVIGKKGEDVEKLRQDLTKQMGVPVHINIEEIRKPELDGMLVAQSVAQQLERRVMFRRAMKRAVQNAMRIGAKGIKIQVSGRLGGAEIARTEWYREGRVPLHTLRADIDYANYEAHTTYGVIGVKVWIFKGEVIGGRQEELKPQAPAPRKKAAK; this is translated from the coding sequence ATGGGTCAGAAAGTACATCCCATTGGCATTCGCCTGGGAATCGTCAAGGAGCACACCTCCGTCTGGTACGCAGACGGTCGGACTTATGCGGACTACTTGTTCGCAGATCTGAAAGTGCGTGAGTATCTCCAAGACAAACTAAAAAGCGCGTCCGTAAGCCGTATCGATATCCATCGTCCGGCCCAAACTGCACGCATCACCATCCACACCGCTCGTCCAGGTATCGTTATCGGGAAGAAAGGTGAAGATGTTGAGAAACTGCGTCAGGACCTGACCAAGCAAATGGGTGTGCCTGTGCACATCAATATCGAAGAGATCCGCAAGCCGGAGCTCGACGGTATGCTGGTTGCGCAGAGCGTAGCTCAGCAGCTGGAGCGTCGTGTAATGTTCCGTCGCGCTATGAAGCGCGCTGTACAGAACGCCATGCGCATTGGTGCCAAAGGCATCAAAATCCAAGTGAGCGGTCGTCTCGGCGGTGCTGAAATCGCACGTACTGAATGGTATCGCGAAGGTCGTGTGCCACTGCACACCCTGCGTGCCGACATCGACTATGCCAACTACGAAGCTCACACCACTTACGGTGTGATCGGTGTAAAGGTTTGGATCTTCAAAGGCGAAGTTATTGGTGGTCGCCAAGAAGAACTGAAACCACAAGCACCAGCGCCTCGTAAAAAAGCTGCTAAGTAA
- the rplP gene encoding 50S ribosomal protein L16, whose translation MLQPKRTKFRKQMTGHNRGLALRGSKVSFGEFALKSVARGRLTARQIESARRALTRHVKRGGKIWIRVFPDKPISKKPLEVRMGKGKGNVEYWVAQIQPGKVLYEIEGVSEELAREAFALAAAKLPLATSFVKRTVM comes from the coding sequence ATGTTGCAACCAAAGCGTACGAAGTTCCGCAAGCAGATGACCGGCCACAACCGTGGTCTGGCACTGCGCGGTAGCAAAGTCAGCTTCGGCGAGTTCGCGCTGAAGTCTGTTGCTCGTGGTCGTCTCACCGCTCGTCAGATCGAGTCAGCGCGTCGTGCTCTGACCCGTCACGTAAAACGTGGCGGCAAGATCTGGATCCGTGTATTCCCGGACAAGCCGATCTCCAAGAAACCTCTCGAGGTTCGTATGGGTAAAGGTAAGGGTAACGTGGAGTACTGGGTTGCCCAGATTCAGCCAGGCAAAGTCCTGTATGAAATCGAGGGTGTTTCTGAAGAGCTGGCGCGTGAGGCTTTCGCCCTGGCTGCTGCAAAGCT